From the genome of Xyrauchen texanus isolate HMW12.3.18 chromosome 22, RBS_HiC_50CHRs, whole genome shotgun sequence, one region includes:
- the LOC127662355 gene encoding LOW QUALITY PROTEIN: muscarinic acetylcholine receptor M5-like (The sequence of the model RefSeq protein was modified relative to this genomic sequence to represent the inferred CDS: inserted 1 base in 1 codon) produces MAGENITIGGNISDIHRVTLSLWEVVTIATVSAIVSLITIIGNILVMLSFKVNSQLKTVNNYYLLSLAFADLIIGVFSMNLYTSYILMGYWSLGSLACDLWLAMDYVASNASVMNLLVISFDRYFSITRPLTYRAKRTPRRAGIMIGLAWLVSFILWAPPILCWQYFVGKRTVPDRQCQIQFFSEPVITFGTAIAAFYIPVSVMTILYCRIYKETERRTKDLAELQGTNSSPNSSSNVQAQKTIIRSCFNCKQLSGTLRERNQTSWSSSNRSSAPKSTTLSHDEWSKTDHLANFNSYASSEDEERSISPGVFQASYRHPEDKAAPSCENGRSSSYDEENFFPKSKKCVSYKFKPASKDNGQQQDTNGDAKXATSSISSAESVNAPSSSSSSKPIDATLKSQMTKRKRMVLIKERKAAQTLSAILLAFILTWTPYNIMVLISTFCSDCIPLSLWHLGYWLCYVNSTVNPMCYALCNKTFQKTFRMLLLCQWKKRRVEEKLYWCGQNPAASNKLT; encoded by the exons ATGGCTGGAGAAAACATCACCATAGGCGGCAACATCTCAGACATCCACCGCGTCACACTCAGTCTGTGGGAAGTGGTCACCATAGCGACGGTCTCCGCCATCGTCAGCCTCATCACGATTATCGGGAACATTCTAGTGATGTTGTCCTTCAAAGTGAACAGTCAGCTGAAGACTGTGAACAACTACTATCTGTTGAGTCTGGCATTCGCTGACCTCATCATCGGTGTCTTCTCCATGAACCTATACACCTCGTACATACTGATGGGTTACTGGTCTCTCGGTAGTCTGGCGTGTGATCTGTGGTTAGCTATGGATTACGTGGCCAGTAACGCCTCTGTGATGAACTTACTAGTCATCAGTTTCGACCGATACTTCTCCATTACGAGACCGCTGACGTATCGAGCCAAACGAACGCCGAGGCGAGCAGGCATCATGATCGGTCTTGCTTGGCTGGTGTCCTTCATCCTGTGGGCGCCGCCAATCCTGTGCTGGCAGTATTTTGTCGGTAAACGGACGGTCCCTGACAGGCAATGTCAGATCCAGTTCTTCTCCGAGCCAGTGATCACCTTCGGAACAGCGATAGCGGCTTTCTACATTCCTGTCTCTGTAATGACCATTCTATACTGCCGGATATACAAAGAGACGGAGAGACGCACTAAAGACCTGGCCGAACTTCAGGGCACCAACTCTTCACCAAACTCTAGCAGCAACGTTCAGGCTCAAAAAACCATCATCAGATCATGTTTCAACTGTAAACAACTGAGCGGCACCTTAAGAGAGAGAAACCAAACGTCCTGGTCCTCTTCAAACCGCAGTAGCGCGCCCAAATCCACCACATTGTCCCACGACGAGTGGTCCAAAACGGATCATCTCGCCAACTTCAACAGCTACGCCTCCTCTGAAGACGAGGAGCGCTCCATTTCTCCAGGTGTTTTCCAAGCGTCTTACAGACATCCAGAAGATAAAGCTGCACCGTCCTGTGAGAATGGACGCTCCAGCAGCTACGATGAGGAAAACTTCTTCCCGAAGAGCAAGAAATGTGTCTCGTACAAGTTCAAGCCGGCGTCGAAGGACAACGGTCAACAGCAGGACACCAACGGCGACGCTA GCGCCACCTCGTCCATCTCGTCCGCCGAGTCTGTGAACGCCCCTTCCTCATCTTCATCCTCAAAGCCTATAGATGCCACACTGAAGAGCCAGATGACCAAGAGGAAGAGGATGGTCTTGATCAAAGAGAGGAAGGCCGCCCAGACTCTGAGCGCCATCCTGCTGGCCTTCATCCTCACGTGGACGCCCTACAACATCATGGTGCTCATCTCCACCTTCTGCTCCGATTGCATCCCGCTGTCGCTCTGGCATCTGGGGTACTGGCTGTGTTACGTCAACAGCACCGTTAACCCCATGTGTTACGCTCTCTGTAACAAAACCTTTCAAAAGACCTTCCGCATGCTGCTGTTGTGCCAGTGGAAGAAGAGGAGGGTTGAGGAGAAACTCTACTGGTGTGGACAAAACCCTGCGGCGAGCAACAAGTTAACCTGA